In Opitutus sp. ER46, the following are encoded in one genomic region:
- a CDS encoding glycoside hydrolase family 97 protein: protein MKSSVLLLLGLGAALLLSNRAPAATALRSPDGQVAVTFDLSAAGEPVYGITYLGQPVVQDSRLGLEPDWLGGFALTGLRTTSERGQWSDPFGERREVPDNYNQLTVELRGAEGRRLQLEFRVYNEGAALRYVLPATLPAPVRLTGERTEFRFPAGTFGWEEHGTEGIYRRARIADFAPWCERPLTVELPGGGWAAVAEAANVAFPRLLLSPAPGLPGALVSALGGTSANTATREFAQAHDPSATLRPGEATPWRMFLVGRRPGDLLERNYLMLNLNPPSRLADTSWIRPGKVMRDTTLTTAGSKAIIDFAATAGLSYVHLDWKWYGPVEYEEHGEAIVRAPNLDVPEIVRYGRSKGVGLILYVDRRQIRRERDALFARFRAWGVAGVKIGFVDVGPQAETAWITETIQQAAEYRLMLNIHDGYRSTGLSRTYPQLMTVEGIRGNENFPTAEQNCTLPFTRYLGGVGDYTVCYYDKRLKTTHAHQLAMAVVSFSPLQWIFWYDKAAAYQGEPEVEFFRRVPTVWDETRVIDGRVGEYAVLARRSGREWFVGVINGGTARSLPLPLDFLPKGESYTAHVYADDPTVPTRTHVRVSTVPVTAAATLDVPLRASGGQAVWLEPVRTP from the coding sequence ATGAAGTCCTCCGTCCTGCTGCTCCTCGGCCTCGGTGCCGCCCTGCTCCTGTCGAATCGCGCGCCCGCCGCGACGGCGCTGCGCTCGCCGGACGGGCAGGTGGCCGTGACGTTCGACCTGTCGGCCGCGGGTGAGCCGGTGTACGGCATCACCTATCTCGGCCAACCGGTCGTGCAGGACTCGCGGCTGGGGCTCGAACCCGACTGGTTGGGCGGCTTCGCGCTGACCGGCCTGCGCACGACCTCCGAGCGGGGGCAATGGTCCGATCCCTTCGGGGAACGGCGCGAAGTGCCCGACAACTACAACCAGCTCACCGTTGAGCTGCGCGGGGCGGAGGGCCGCCGGCTGCAACTGGAGTTTCGCGTCTACAACGAAGGCGCGGCGTTGCGCTACGTCCTGCCGGCGACGCTGCCTGCCCCCGTGCGCCTCACCGGCGAGCGGACGGAGTTCCGTTTTCCGGCCGGTACCTTCGGATGGGAGGAGCATGGCACCGAGGGCATCTACCGCCGCGCGCGGATCGCGGATTTCGCCCCCTGGTGCGAGCGGCCGCTGACGGTGGAACTGCCCGGCGGAGGCTGGGCCGCCGTCGCCGAGGCGGCGAACGTCGCTTTCCCGCGCCTGTTGTTGTCGCCGGCACCGGGACTGCCCGGCGCCCTGGTCAGCGCCCTGGGCGGCACCAGCGCCAACACCGCGACGCGGGAGTTTGCCCAGGCGCATGATCCGTCGGCCACACTGCGCCCCGGTGAGGCCACGCCGTGGCGGATGTTCCTCGTGGGCCGCCGCCCGGGGGACCTGCTCGAGCGAAACTACCTCATGCTAAACCTGAATCCACCGTCGCGTCTGGCGGATACGTCCTGGATCCGGCCGGGCAAGGTGATGCGCGACACGACGCTCACGACGGCGGGCAGCAAGGCGATCATCGACTTTGCGGCGACCGCCGGGCTCAGCTACGTGCACCTCGATTGGAAGTGGTACGGCCCGGTCGAATACGAAGAGCATGGCGAGGCCATCGTGCGCGCCCCCAATCTCGATGTGCCGGAGATCGTGCGGTACGGCCGCAGCAAGGGTGTCGGGCTGATCCTGTACGTGGATCGCCGCCAGATCCGTCGCGAGCGGGACGCCCTCTTCGCGCGCTTCCGCGCTTGGGGCGTCGCCGGTGTGAAGATCGGCTTCGTCGACGTCGGGCCCCAGGCCGAGACAGCCTGGATCACCGAAACGATTCAGCAGGCGGCCGAGTACCGGCTCATGCTGAACATCCACGATGGCTACCGTTCCACGGGCCTCAGTCGTACGTATCCGCAACTCATGACCGTCGAGGGCATTCGCGGAAACGAGAACTTCCCCACGGCCGAGCAGAACTGCACGCTGCCGTTCACGCGCTATCTCGGCGGCGTCGGCGACTACACGGTCTGCTACTACGACAAGCGGCTGAAGACCACGCACGCGCACCAGTTGGCGATGGCCGTGGTGTCCTTCAGCCCGTTGCAGTGGATCTTCTGGTACGACAAGGCTGCGGCCTACCAGGGCGAGCCCGAGGTGGAGTTCTTCCGGCGGGTGCCGACCGTGTGGGATGAAACCCGCGTGATCGATGGCCGCGTCGGGGAATACGCGGTCCTCGCGCGGCGGAGCGGGCGCGAGTGGTTCGTGGGGGTGATCAACGGCGGCACCGCGCGGTCGCTGCCGCTGCCGCTGGATTTTCTGCCCAAGGGCGAAAGCTACACCGCCCACGTCTATGCCGACGATCCGACGGTGCCCACCCGCACTCACGTCCGGGTATCCACCGTGCCGGTGACCGCGGCGGCGACGTTGGACGTCCCGCTCCGGGCGTCCGGCGGACAGGCGGTCTGGCTCGAGCCAGTCCGCACGCCCTGA
- a CDS encoding uroporphyrinogen decarboxylase family protein: MTSKERMLTALAGGVPDRLPITIHQWQEYHLATYMGGVDELTAARQIGLDAAVTPRDIRREIPSPHWVERAEPAGTENGMTLTRHTFTTPDGDLTLLAGRNEYTEFVMEHLIKDQRDAEIFLRHAPRYRLDLPRLTAWYDRTGDSGIVRGSVTSFFQPGTWQSFCELVGTEQAIYWSVDDPAFVHAFLEALTQRAIEWVEREWADAKFDLVEHGGGAASANVISPAMFDTFCLPYDRRVIAALHAAGHKVVYHTCGWMMPLLERIPENGCDASETLSPPGVGGDIATELDRQRVKRTLGRRVALIGGIDQAKFEQPGHAAEITADVRACFRDFGAGGGYICSASDHFFHADPENLRTLVQTARECTY; the protein is encoded by the coding sequence ATGACCTCCAAGGAACGCATGTTGACGGCCCTCGCGGGCGGTGTGCCCGACCGGCTGCCGATCACGATCCACCAATGGCAGGAGTATCATCTCGCCACCTACATGGGCGGCGTGGACGAGCTCACGGCCGCCCGGCAGATCGGGCTCGATGCCGCGGTGACCCCGCGCGACATCCGCCGCGAGATCCCCTCGCCCCATTGGGTGGAACGGGCGGAACCGGCCGGGACGGAGAACGGGATGACGCTCACGCGGCACACGTTCACGACCCCCGACGGCGACCTCACGCTGCTCGCCGGACGCAACGAGTACACCGAGTTCGTGATGGAACACCTGATCAAGGACCAGCGGGACGCCGAGATCTTCCTCCGCCATGCGCCCCGGTACCGCCTCGACCTGCCGCGCCTGACCGCGTGGTACGACCGCACCGGCGACAGCGGCATCGTGCGCGGCTCCGTCACCTCCTTCTTCCAGCCGGGCACCTGGCAGAGCTTCTGCGAACTCGTCGGCACGGAGCAGGCGATCTACTGGAGCGTCGACGACCCGGCGTTCGTGCACGCTTTTCTGGAGGCACTCACGCAGCGCGCGATCGAGTGGGTGGAGCGCGAGTGGGCGGACGCGAAATTCGACCTGGTGGAGCACGGCGGCGGGGCCGCCAGCGCGAACGTGATCAGCCCCGCGATGTTCGACACCTTCTGCCTGCCGTACGACCGGCGGGTCATCGCGGCGCTGCACGCCGCCGGCCACAAGGTGGTCTATCACACCTGCGGCTGGATGATGCCGCTGCTCGAACGCATCCCGGAGAACGGCTGCGACGCGAGTGAGACCCTGAGTCCGCCCGGCGTGGGGGGCGACATCGCCACCGAGCTCGATCGGCAGCGGGTAAAACGCACGCTCGGCCGGCGCGTCGCCCTGATCGGCGGGATCGACCAGGCCAAGTTCGAACAACCCGGGCACGCCGCCGAGATCACGGCCGACGTCCGGGCCTGCTTCCGCGACTTCGGCGCCGGAGGCGGCTACATCTGCTCCGCCTCGGATCACTTCTTCCACGCCGATCCGGAAAATCTGCGCACGCTGGTCCAGACCGCCCGCGAGTGCACGTATTGA
- a CDS encoding LacI family DNA-binding transcriptional regulator yields the protein MRTIATEAGVSAMTVSLALRNHPRIPAATRERVQEAAARLGYRPDPQVAKLMHHLRVGRQPGFQASIAALTTVRAGADTTYLAEIVRSARRRAEELGYGFELFRVEHPPRPQPALQRMLRSRGVEGLVLLPIASPSDLGSLLDWSGFAVVTTTYGVLAPQFHRVVPHQFGNALEICRQLAQLGYRRIGLVLPAEQDVRVHHGFSAAVAWQSMIGGTDFVRPLIHRGPVPEAAEVRGWFKHEHPDVIIAEGDKSCRPLAALLDLKVPGRVGFVSANKAERSLFAGMDERPEEIGATAIEQLAAMIQRGEKGPPTVPKVTMIDGQWLAGRSVSQSPAKRPRAVAR from the coding sequence ATGCGCACGATCGCGACCGAGGCCGGCGTCAGCGCGATGACCGTGTCGCTGGCGCTACGCAATCACCCGCGCATCCCGGCGGCGACGCGCGAACGGGTGCAGGAGGCAGCCGCGCGGCTCGGATATCGCCCCGATCCCCAGGTGGCGAAGTTGATGCACCACCTCCGCGTCGGCCGGCAGCCCGGGTTCCAGGCCTCGATCGCGGCGCTGACCACGGTGCGCGCCGGCGCGGACACGACGTACCTGGCGGAGATCGTCCGCAGCGCGCGGCGGCGCGCGGAGGAACTGGGCTACGGCTTCGAACTCTTTCGCGTGGAGCATCCGCCCCGGCCCCAGCCCGCGCTGCAGCGCATGCTGCGCAGCCGCGGCGTCGAAGGGCTCGTGCTGCTGCCGATCGCGAGCCCGAGTGACCTCGGTTCGCTGCTCGACTGGAGCGGCTTCGCCGTCGTGACGACGACCTACGGCGTGCTGGCACCGCAATTTCACCGGGTGGTGCCGCATCAATTTGGCAACGCGCTCGAGATCTGCCGGCAGCTTGCGCAGCTCGGCTACCGCCGCATCGGCCTCGTGCTGCCCGCCGAGCAGGATGTACGGGTGCACCATGGGTTCTCGGCCGCGGTGGCCTGGCAGAGCATGATCGGTGGCACCGATTTCGTGCGCCCACTGATCCATCGCGGGCCGGTGCCGGAAGCGGCGGAGGTCCGCGGTTGGTTCAAGCACGAGCACCCCGACGTGATCATCGCCGAGGGCGACAAGTCGTGCCGTCCGCTGGCCGCCCTGCTCGACCTGAAGGTGCCGGGTCGGGTCGGTTTCGTGAGTGCGAACAAGGCCGAACGTTCGCTGTTCGCGGGCATGGACGAACGGCCGGAGGAGATCGGCGCCACCGCGATCGAGCAGCTCGCGGCGATGATCCAGCGCGGGGAGAAGGGCCCGCCGACCGTGCCGAAGGTGACGATGATCGACGGCCAGTGGCTGGCTGGCCGCTCCGTGAGCCAGTCGCCCGCAAAGCGTCCACGGGCGGTCGCCCGGTAG